The Metabacillus schmidteae genome has a segment encoding these proteins:
- a CDS encoding sensor histidine kinase produces the protein MITSLLIFTIGLLPLVLAINVTRVYKGSQLGIVLLLFMCSITLWQLDIGVLYLKGIVPEEWILNLFRFFRIGTTGVVPVIFYLIYLLLNKHTPNIKNKTEYSFFQSFFNLKVFGGLVLWSVWVYAISWTKWGIEGLRVVQTADPNTSIYFPVYGDYHFLYLIHTGTVLFFLIIVVITCRGIQNASLKSFLRTFAYCSIFLLLTGFLNFIPGTGSVLSSIGVIIFSSSIIFSFVKMNNIVSINYNLLKERQKKLDYIGNLSSSLIHEVKNNIQIIKGYSKLVAETTDLPTQSENYVSMIHLGTSQLEQLTHHYSEYIKKKTVEFKDADLNRIIQEAIEFTSELRKEQKIDICFEQKYKPLKAFASPTYLKQVFINLIKNSCESIDEFKTNRNIAIKTDIVADKIIIDISDSGKGICKDQWESIFDPFNSTKELGMGMGLPFVRKIIFEHRGEIFVLKSSQDGTTFRVILPQYEFSELNPS, from the coding sequence GTGATAACGTCATTATTAATATTTACAATTGGCTTGTTACCTTTAGTTCTGGCAATAAATGTAACAAGGGTTTATAAAGGATCGCAATTAGGAATTGTTTTGTTGCTATTTATGTGTTCCATTACATTATGGCAACTGGATATTGGAGTTCTTTATTTAAAAGGAATTGTCCCGGAAGAATGGATTTTGAATTTATTCCGCTTTTTTCGAATTGGAACAACTGGTGTTGTACCGGTTATTTTTTATTTAATTTACCTTTTGCTTAATAAGCACACACCAAATATAAAAAACAAAACAGAATATAGTTTTTTTCAATCATTTTTTAACCTGAAAGTATTTGGGGGATTGGTTTTGTGGAGTGTATGGGTTTATGCGATTAGCTGGACTAAATGGGGAATTGAAGGATTAAGAGTTGTCCAAACAGCAGATCCTAACACAAGTATTTATTTTCCTGTATATGGAGATTATCATTTTCTGTACCTAATACACACAGGTACGGTCCTCTTTTTCCTGATCATCGTTGTGATTACTTGTAGAGGGATTCAGAATGCTTCATTAAAGTCGTTTTTGCGAACTTTTGCCTATTGTTCCATATTTTTATTGCTAACTGGATTTTTGAATTTTATCCCTGGGACAGGTTCAGTTCTCAGCAGTATTGGGGTTATTATTTTTTCATCAAGCATTATTTTTTCTTTCGTTAAAATGAATAATATCGTCTCAATAAACTATAATTTATTGAAAGAACGTCAGAAAAAGCTTGATTATATAGGAAATCTTTCCTCAAGTTTAATACATGAAGTGAAAAATAATATTCAAATTATTAAAGGTTATTCCAAGCTGGTTGCTGAAACGACTGATTTACCAACACAAAGTGAAAATTACGTGAGCATGATTCACCTAGGAACAAGCCAGCTTGAACAATTAACACATCATTACTCGGAATATATAAAAAAGAAAACTGTTGAGTTTAAAGATGCAGACTTAAACCGGATAATTCAGGAAGCGATTGAATTTACGAGTGAATTAAGGAAAGAGCAGAAAATTGACATTTGTTTTGAGCAAAAATATAAACCTCTAAAGGCATTTGCTAGTCCTACCTATTTGAAGCAGGTGTTTATTAATCTTATCAAAAATAGCTGTGAATCAATTGATGAATTTAAAACGAATCGTAATATTGCTATAAAAACAGATATTGTAGCTGATAAAATTATCATTGATATTTCAGATAGTGGGAAAGGGATATGTAAAGATCAATGGGAAAGTATTTTTGATCCATTTAATTCTACGAAAGAATTAGGAATGGGCATGGGTCTCCCATTTGTGAGAAAAATAATTTTTGAACATAGAGGGGAAATTTTTGTTCTTAAAAGCAGTCAGGATGGAACAACATTTCGGGTGATATTACCACAATATGAGTTTAGTGAATTGAATCCGTCATGA
- a CDS encoding chromate transporter, protein MKEKSSNMSLRSLLEILLISTRLGLTSFGGPVAHLGYFHNEYIQRRKWLDEKTYADLVALCQFLPGPASSQVGIGIGVMRAGLLGGIVSFIGFTLPSVIALIIFALILQGLDIAESGWIHGLKIVAVAVVAHAILGMAKNLTPDLKRKSIALFALVATLLWQTTFIQIGVILIAGLLGYLFYKQHNQTEDAILRVPISKRFAMFCLILFFGLLIFLPILREATQLNWIAMFDSFYRSGSLVFGGGHVVLPLLEREFVPAGWVSEESFLAGYGVAQAVPGPLFTFSAYLGAVMNGWQGGLLATVAIFLPAFLLIYGTLPFWDSLRRNPKIKGALMGVNAAVVGILISAFYHPIWTSSILSSKDFAFAGILFSMLVYWKFPPWVIVLTGAIGGYLLTFL, encoded by the coding sequence ATGAAAGAGAAAAGTAGTAATATGAGTTTGAGGTCTTTATTAGAGATACTCCTGATCTCTACCAGGTTAGGGTTAACATCATTTGGTGGCCCTGTAGCCCATTTAGGCTACTTTCACAATGAATATATTCAAAGAAGAAAATGGTTGGACGAGAAAACCTATGCAGATTTAGTAGCACTATGTCAATTTTTACCTGGTCCAGCAAGTAGTCAAGTTGGGATAGGAATCGGGGTGATGCGGGCTGGTTTACTTGGTGGCATCGTTTCATTTATCGGATTTACTTTACCATCTGTAATTGCACTTATCATCTTTGCATTAATTCTTCAGGGCTTGGATATTGCTGAGTCAGGTTGGATTCACGGTTTAAAAATTGTTGCTGTTGCTGTTGTTGCTCATGCTATTTTAGGAATGGCGAAAAACCTCACACCTGATTTAAAACGAAAATCAATAGCTTTATTTGCTCTTGTCGCTACACTATTATGGCAAACAACTTTTATTCAAATAGGTGTTATTTTGATTGCTGGACTTCTAGGTTATCTTTTTTATAAACAACATAATCAAACAGAAGATGCAATCTTGCGTGTTCCAATTTCTAAGAGGTTTGCCATGTTTTGTTTAATACTATTTTTTGGGCTTCTTATTTTTTTACCAATCTTAAGAGAAGCTACACAACTTAACTGGATTGCCATGTTTGATAGTTTTTACCGCTCTGGTTCATTAGTGTTTGGCGGAGGTCATGTTGTTTTACCATTACTTGAGCGTGAATTTGTACCGGCAGGATGGGTAAGTGAAGAATCCTTTCTTGCGGGTTATGGGGTTGCACAGGCTGTACCAGGACCACTTTTTACATTTTCTGCCTATTTAGGAGCTGTAATGAACGGTTGGCAAGGGGGACTATTGGCAACTGTAGCGATTTTCTTGCCAGCTTTCCTGCTCATTTATGGGACTCTTCCATTTTGGGACTCACTACGTCGTAACCCAAAGATTAAAGGTGCCCTAATGGGGGTAAATGCTGCTGTAGTCGGAATATTAATTTCAGCATTTTACCATCCTATTTGGACCAGCTCCATTTTGTCCTCTAAAGATTTCGCATTTGCGGGGATTCTGTTTAGTATGCTTGTCTATTGGAAGTTCCCACCATGGGTAATTGTTCTAACTGGGGCTATAGGAGGCTATCTATTAACGTTCCTGTAA
- a CDS encoding PadR family transcriptional regulator: protein MEDKVLRKLFLGFIHIHILHHAKEHPIYGVWMVEELKEHGYSIGSGTLYPILHSMESDGLLIREDRNVEGKIRKYYTTTEKGSEILNEARKKAYELFKEIKD, encoded by the coding sequence TTGGAAGACAAAGTATTACGAAAGCTTTTTCTAGGGTTTATACACATTCACATATTACATCATGCAAAGGAACACCCTATTTATGGTGTCTGGATGGTCGAAGAGCTTAAGGAACATGGTTACAGTATTGGCTCCGGTACTCTATATCCCATTCTCCATTCAATGGAATCAGATGGCCTGCTCATTAGAGAAGATCGAAATGTTGAGGGGAAAATCCGAAAATACTATACCACAACCGAAAAGGGAAGCGAAATTCTAAATGAGGCCAGAAAAAAGGCCTATGAGCTGTTTAAGGAAATCAAAGACTAA
- a CDS encoding YwbE family protein: MQGTKRADINLGTKVKIVQKQDQRSGKLTEGIVAKILTNSSTHPHGIKVMLESGIVGRVKELL; encoded by the coding sequence ATGCAGGGAACAAAACGTGCTGATATAAACTTAGGAACAAAAGTTAAAATCGTCCAAAAGCAAGATCAACGATCAGGGAAACTAACAGAAGGTATTGTCGCAAAAATCTTAACAAATTCATCTACACATCCACATGGTATAAAGGTAATGTTAGAGTCAGGAATTGTAGGAAGGGTAAAAGAACTGCTATAA
- the guaC gene encoding GMP reductase: protein MENVFDYEDIQLIPAKCIVNSRSECDTTVTLGGHKFKLPVVPANMQTIIDEKIAIYLAENGYFYIMHRFQPETRISFIKDMNSRGLITSISVGVKDEEYDFIKQLAEEQLSPDFITIDIAHGHSNAVINMIKHIKAHLPKSFVIAGNVGTPEAVRELENAGADATKVGIGPGKVCITKIKTGFGTGGWQLAALRWCAKAATKPIIADGGIRTHGDIAKSVRFGASMVMIGSLFAGHEESPGQTIEKDGKLVKEYFGSASEFQKGEKKNVEGKKMYVDHKGPLQDTLTEMEQDLQSSISYAGGTSLDAIRHVDYVIVKNSIFNGDKTF from the coding sequence ATGGAAAATGTATTTGATTACGAGGATATTCAATTAATTCCGGCTAAATGTATTGTGAACAGCCGTTCTGAATGTGATACAACAGTTACTTTAGGTGGACATAAATTTAAGCTGCCAGTCGTACCAGCTAATATGCAGACAATTATTGATGAAAAGATCGCCATATATTTAGCAGAAAATGGGTATTTTTACATTATGCATCGTTTTCAACCGGAAACGCGTATCTCTTTTATTAAGGATATGAATTCACGAGGATTAATTACATCGATTAGTGTTGGTGTAAAAGACGAAGAATACGATTTTATTAAACAACTAGCAGAAGAACAGCTTTCACCTGACTTTATTACGATCGATATTGCTCACGGTCATTCAAATGCTGTCATTAACATGATTAAACATATAAAAGCTCATTTACCAAAAAGCTTCGTCATTGCAGGAAATGTCGGGACTCCTGAAGCGGTTCGTGAACTTGAGAACGCTGGCGCGGATGCTACCAAGGTTGGAATTGGACCTGGTAAAGTGTGTATTACAAAAATTAAAACTGGTTTTGGAACTGGCGGCTGGCAGCTGGCAGCGCTTCGCTGGTGTGCAAAAGCGGCAACAAAACCTATTATCGCAGATGGCGGTATTCGTACTCATGGTGATATTGCAAAATCAGTTCGTTTTGGAGCATCCATGGTAATGATTGGATCATTATTTGCAGGTCATGAAGAGTCTCCTGGCCAAACAATTGAAAAAGATGGTAAGCTAGTGAAAGAATACTTTGGGTCTGCTTCTGAATTTCAAAAAGGTGAAAAGAAAAATGTAGAAGGTAAGAAAATGTATGTAGACCATAAAGGACCTCTACAAGATACATTAACAGAAATGGAACAAGATCTACAATCTTCAATTTCATATGCCGGTGGAACGAGTTTAGATGCAATCCGTCATGTTGATTATGTTATTGTGAAAAACTCAATTTTTAATGGTGATAAGACATTTTAA
- the pxpB gene encoding 5-oxoprolinase subunit PxpB has product MKMEKVTFFPQGDKAVTVTFNHVISKETHIQVRHFSSYLMANPFDGLVEVVPGYTTVTVYYDPIKMKSMSPYEKVVTLLKNQLLNKNIVNKDTSNIVTIPVCYGGKYGPDLSYVADFHQLSEQEVIEIHTRTEYLVYMIGFAPGFPYLGGMPKKISTPRKDTPRVKIPAGSVGIGGEQTGVYPIDSPGGWQLIGQTPIKLFDQHQAQPSLLKAGDMVRFVQITSEKFENLQAGDDK; this is encoded by the coding sequence ATGAAAATGGAGAAAGTGACTTTTTTTCCACAAGGTGATAAAGCTGTGACAGTAACATTTAATCATGTAATAAGTAAAGAAACTCATATTCAAGTTCGCCATTTCTCTTCATATTTAATGGCAAATCCCTTTGATGGACTAGTAGAAGTAGTCCCGGGGTATACAACCGTTACGGTTTATTATGATCCAATCAAAATGAAATCGATGTCACCATATGAAAAGGTTGTAACTTTACTAAAGAACCAACTTTTAAACAAAAATATAGTAAATAAAGATACATCGAATATAGTAACGATTCCTGTTTGTTACGGAGGAAAGTATGGTCCGGATTTATCGTACGTTGCTGATTTTCATCAGCTTTCTGAGCAAGAAGTGATTGAAATACATACTCGTACAGAATATTTAGTATATATGATAGGTTTTGCTCCCGGATTTCCTTATCTAGGCGGAATGCCGAAAAAAATTTCTACACCACGTAAAGACACACCGAGAGTGAAGATTCCGGCAGGTAGTGTAGGAATAGGTGGAGAGCAAACAGGAGTTTATCCTATTGATAGTCCGGGAGGATGGCAGTTAATTGGTCAAACGCCTATAAAATTATTTGATCAACATCAGGCACAGCCAAGTTTATTAAAAGCAGGAGATATGGTTCGGTTTGTACAAATAACATCCGAGAAATTTGAGAACTTGCAGGCAGGTGATGATAAATGA
- a CDS encoding 5-oxoprolinase subunit C family protein, translated as MTIKVTQPGILTTIQDMGRKGFQQYGVAVGGVMDEVAARISNLLVGNSEDEAVIELTVIGPSLLFEQEYLISICGADLSAKVDNIPVPLWRPVLVKKGSRLTFGRPKNGCRSYVAVAGGLDIPIIMNSRSTYIRGKIGGINGRALKKGDQLQPKEHRSLEAQVLTEFLKRKEESAPFHCVNWMIPPHMRSINKKNSDIRIIKGPQFTMFSSASQDRFLAEEYKVTPQSDRMGYRLSGAKLEVTSQHNLLSEAVPMGTIQVPNDGQPIVLMSDHQTIGGYPKIGYVISVDLPGLSQIMPGEYIKFMEVSVSEAQHLLLKRERAIKEIKIGISLAIRRSQFHAN; from the coding sequence ATGACGATAAAGGTAACTCAACCAGGGATACTGACAACAATTCAGGATATGGGCAGAAAAGGATTTCAGCAATATGGTGTGGCCGTTGGTGGAGTAATGGACGAAGTAGCCGCAAGAATTTCCAATCTATTGGTTGGAAATTCTGAAGATGAGGCTGTAATAGAGCTAACGGTCATTGGGCCAAGTCTTTTGTTTGAACAGGAATATCTCATTTCGATTTGTGGGGCAGATTTATCAGCAAAAGTAGACAATATACCAGTACCTTTATGGAGACCTGTGCTTGTGAAAAAAGGAAGCCGTTTGACATTTGGGCGTCCCAAAAATGGTTGTCGAAGTTATGTTGCTGTCGCTGGAGGATTGGATATACCAATCATTATGAATAGCAGAAGTACATATATAAGAGGCAAAATAGGCGGGATAAATGGAAGGGCATTGAAAAAAGGGGATCAGCTACAACCGAAAGAGCATAGAAGTTTAGAAGCTCAAGTCTTGACAGAGTTCCTTAAAAGAAAAGAAGAATCAGCGCCATTTCACTGTGTAAATTGGATGATTCCACCTCATATGAGATCTATCAATAAAAAAAATTCAGACATCAGAATCATAAAAGGCCCACAATTTACTATGTTTTCTTCAGCTTCTCAAGATAGGTTTTTAGCAGAGGAATATAAGGTTACACCTCAATCTGATCGAATGGGATATCGATTATCTGGAGCAAAGCTTGAAGTTACTTCTCAACATAACCTGCTCTCAGAAGCTGTGCCAATGGGAACAATTCAAGTACCGAATGATGGACAGCCAATCGTCTTAATGTCTGATCACCAGACAATCGGAGGATATCCAAAAATTGGGTATGTCATAAGTGTTGATTTACCAGGATTGTCTCAAATCATGCCTGGAGAATACATTAAATTTATGGAAGTATCAGTTTCTGAGGCACAACATTTATTATTAAAAAGGGAACGGGCAATAAAAGAAATTAAAATAGGAATTTCATTAGCAATAAGGAGGTCTCAGTTTCATGCAAATTGA
- a CDS encoding LamB/YcsF family protein: MQIDINCDMGESFGPYIIGADEEIIPFISSANIACGFHAGDPTTMRKTVQLAQKFSVKIGAHPGFEDVKGFGRRNIMISPQEAFDIVVYQIGALSGFVTSEGETLHHVKPHGALYNMAAQNKDLAEAIAEAVYKVDPQLILYGLSGSELIDAGEKLGLRTASEVFADRTYQENGMLTPRIQKNALIKEDELAIRQVLSMVLEQKVVATNGKKVSIKAETICIHGDGIYAASFARRIYNTLKDNGIKIKGV; the protein is encoded by the coding sequence ATGCAAATTGATATTAATTGTGATATGGGTGAAAGCTTTGGGCCATATATAATTGGGGCAGACGAAGAAATTATTCCATTTATAAGTTCAGCAAATATCGCTTGCGGCTTTCATGCGGGTGATCCAACGACAATGAGAAAGACCGTTCAATTGGCACAAAAATTTTCTGTGAAAATTGGTGCACATCCTGGCTTTGAGGATGTGAAAGGATTTGGGAGACGCAATATCATGATTTCTCCCCAAGAGGCATTTGACATAGTCGTGTATCAAATCGGCGCTCTATCTGGATTTGTGACTTCAGAGGGTGAGACTTTACATCATGTGAAGCCGCATGGCGCTCTTTATAATATGGCAGCACAAAATAAAGATCTTGCTGAAGCAATAGCAGAGGCAGTATATAAAGTGGATCCCCAACTTATATTATATGGACTATCTGGCAGTGAATTAATCGATGCAGGAGAAAAACTAGGTTTACGAACGGCGAGTGAGGTATTTGCAGATCGAACATATCAGGAAAATGGAATGTTAACACCGCGTATACAAAAAAATGCATTAATCAAAGAAGATGAACTGGCAATAAGGCAGGTTTTATCTATGGTATTGGAGCAAAAGGTAGTTGCAACAAATGGAAAAAAGGTATCAATAAAGGCTGAAACGATTTGTATTCACGGAGATGGTATATATGCTGCTTCCTTTGCTAGGAGAATATACAATACGCTGAAGGATAACGGTATCAAAATAAAGGGTGTGTAA
- a CDS encoding AEC family transporter, with the protein MEFVTILIPIFFIFGIGFIGEKILKFDTKPLSNMAIYLMVPFLAFEIFYTTDFSIDYLMMAIYTIGLVFCLILVIYGIAFLKKYSLKKTCGMILASAFMNNGNYGTPLIFFAFGETGLRYAVILMVIQQLVMCTVGIYYAAKGSPNGGGVKMALKEVVKMPIVYGTLLGVTFHLLQIPISESFMEAISMVGNAAVPMIMIILGMQLAKISIKELDIAPLSLTLGIRLFLSPVIAFGLTLVLPIDDLLKQIMIVLSAMPTAANTTLYALKYDTEPQFVSSATLFSTVLSVITLPIVMYISHVIYG; encoded by the coding sequence ATGGAATTTGTTACAATCCTTATCCCGATTTTTTTTATTTTTGGTATAGGATTTATTGGAGAAAAGATACTTAAATTTGATACAAAGCCATTATCTAACATGGCTATTTACTTAATGGTACCGTTTCTTGCATTTGAGATATTTTATACAACTGATTTTTCAATTGATTATTTAATGATGGCTATTTATACAATTGGACTCGTCTTTTGTTTAATTTTAGTCATCTATGGCATTGCTTTTCTTAAAAAATATTCATTGAAAAAGACCTGTGGAATGATACTTGCCAGTGCTTTTATGAACAATGGGAATTATGGAACACCGCTCATTTTTTTCGCATTTGGTGAAACGGGATTACGATACGCCGTAATTCTAATGGTTATTCAGCAGCTAGTAATGTGTACTGTCGGGATCTATTATGCGGCAAAAGGGTCACCGAATGGTGGTGGGGTAAAAATGGCGCTTAAAGAGGTTGTGAAAATGCCAATTGTATACGGAACTCTGCTAGGGGTAACTTTCCATCTCCTTCAGATTCCTATAAGTGAGTCATTTATGGAGGCCATTTCCATGGTTGGGAATGCAGCTGTACCAATGATAATGATCATTCTCGGTATGCAGTTAGCGAAAATATCAATAAAAGAATTGGACATTGCCCCGTTATCATTAACATTAGGGATTCGATTATTTTTATCGCCCGTCATTGCATTTGGTCTTACACTCGTTTTGCCTATCGATGATTTATTAAAGCAAATTATGATAGTCTTATCTGCAATGCCAACAGCTGCAAATACAACCTTGTATGCATTAAAATACGACACTGAGCCACAATTTGTGTCATCGGCTACATTGTTTAGTACTGTATTGAGTGTCATCACACTTCCAATTGTTATGTACATTTCTCATGTGATATATGGATAA
- a CDS encoding glutathionylspermidine synthase family protein has product MSNKYNLINHQLKRSKAYGAIDSFWHDLYDSEYALYDIAFLSQKEVDDIRQATNRIGAIFFKTGQLLRSLPDETLRQLDIPQKILPFIRHRALPIESVISRVDLVQTNEGLKVLELNSDTPTFEKEVFMVNGFICEEFGVRNPNEGFAEKLGMELRKALAEVLHRGKFTEKPAIVFTSHESHEEDKYTTLYLKEVANVAAKYVPLHKLTIQKGIGLFDDEGHKIDVLYRQTYPIEHLIEDVDEESGDPIGIQLLELVCSNKLLMLNPISAFLLQSKAVQSVIWGMMELDHPFFTDHEKMWIQQYFLPTYLEEDMFRKKDWKYVKKPSFGREGDTVSVFHGKTKLYEDQHKTYGHSLPVYQKYVELPTKNIKTVHGYKEAKILIGSFLINGEASGIGLRAGNQITDNNAYFLPVGIKT; this is encoded by the coding sequence ATGTCAAATAAATACAACCTAATAAATCATCAACTAAAGCGCAGCAAAGCCTATGGAGCAATCGATTCCTTTTGGCATGACCTCTATGACAGTGAGTACGCATTGTATGATATTGCTTTTTTGTCTCAAAAAGAGGTGGATGACATTCGACAAGCAACCAATCGAATTGGAGCGATCTTCTTTAAAACAGGTCAATTATTAAGAAGCTTACCTGATGAAACATTACGACAATTAGATATTCCTCAAAAAATATTGCCTTTTATTCGACATCGTGCGCTACCGATTGAATCCGTAATTTCCAGAGTTGATCTTGTCCAAACGAATGAAGGATTGAAAGTTCTTGAACTGAATAGTGATACCCCCACATTTGAAAAAGAAGTTTTCATGGTTAACGGCTTTATATGTGAGGAATTTGGCGTACGTAACCCAAATGAAGGTTTTGCTGAAAAGTTGGGAATGGAATTGCGAAAAGCATTAGCTGAAGTTTTACATCGTGGGAAGTTTACAGAAAAACCTGCAATTGTGTTTACGTCTCATGAATCCCATGAGGAAGATAAATATACTACTCTTTATTTAAAGGAAGTAGCAAATGTTGCAGCAAAATATGTTCCGCTACATAAATTAACCATTCAAAAAGGAATAGGACTGTTTGATGATGAAGGACATAAAATAGATGTTTTATATCGCCAAACATATCCAATTGAGCACCTGATTGAGGATGTTGATGAAGAATCAGGAGATCCAATTGGCATTCAGCTGCTTGAGTTAGTTTGTTCAAATAAATTGCTTATGTTAAATCCAATCTCTGCCTTTCTTCTTCAATCAAAAGCGGTTCAGTCCGTTATTTGGGGAATGATGGAGCTTGATCATCCATTTTTTACAGACCACGAAAAGATGTGGATTCAACAGTATTTTTTACCAACTTATCTTGAAGAAGATATGTTTAGGAAAAAAGATTGGAAGTATGTGAAAAAACCCAGTTTCGGAAGAGAAGGAGACACTGTTTCTGTTTTTCACGGAAAAACAAAGCTGTATGAAGATCAACATAAAACATATGGGCATTCTTTACCTGTATATCAAAAATATGTTGAACTCCCAACTAAAAACATAAAAACAGTACATGGTTACAAGGAAGCTAAAATATTAATTGGGAGTTTTTTAATTAATGGAGAAGCAAGCGGCATTGGGTTAAGAGCAGGAAATCAAATTACAGATAATAATGCTTATTTTTTACCAGTTGGAATAAAAACATGA
- a CDS encoding DUF350 domain-containing protein, whose translation MTFLDLFLSTLSYIGMAIVLLFIGIVLFEVTTKNKEMQLIKSGNKAAVYAFGGRILGLAIVLYSSIANSVNVFDMVIWGSVAIIMQIVIFYLAELLTPKFNITKAIDDDNQAVGLFLLFLSVSIGLIIAASLTY comes from the coding sequence ATGACATTTTTAGATTTGTTTTTATCGACATTATCATATATTGGTATGGCAATTGTACTTCTGTTTATCGGAATTGTTTTATTTGAAGTAACGACTAAAAATAAAGAAATGCAACTAATAAAGAGCGGCAATAAAGCTGCCGTATACGCGTTTGGCGGACGTATTTTAGGTTTAGCCATTGTTCTATATTCATCTATTGCAAACTCTGTCAATGTTTTTGATATGGTTATTTGGGGCAGTGTTGCTATTATTATGCAAATTGTTATATTTTATCTTGCTGAATTGTTAACACCTAAATTCAATATTACAAAAGCAATAGACGATGACAATCAAGCGGTCGGATTATTTCTACTCTTTTTATCCGTCTCAATTGGATTAATCATTGCAGCGTCTTTGACCTATTAA